One Tamlana carrageenivorans genomic region harbors:
- a CDS encoding ion transporter, translating to MRKKLRALVEDNTSKYGKIFDYFIQILILLSLILFAIETLPDNSRSTIVFIESFEIFCVLVFTIEYILRIYVAEHKLKYIFSFYGIIDFLAIFPFYISRVCDLRALRAFRLFRIFRALKLIRYNKALNRFHIAARIVKEEVILFLIVTGIFVFLASAGIYYFENEAQPEVFSSVFHSAWWAIVTLTTVGYGDVYPITDGGKIFTFFILIIGVGIVTIPAGLVASALSKAREIEDEENLENSKHN from the coding sequence ATGAGAAAAAAATTACGTGCACTGGTTGAAGATAATACTTCTAAGTACGGAAAAATATTTGATTATTTTATTCAGATTTTAATCCTTTTGTCGCTTATTTTGTTTGCTATAGAAACCTTGCCTGATAACTCCAGAAGCACCATTGTATTTATTGAAAGTTTCGAGATATTTTGTGTTCTTGTTTTTACTATAGAATATATATTACGCATTTATGTGGCTGAGCATAAATTGAAATATATTTTTAGTTTCTATGGAATTATTGATTTTCTCGCTATTTTTCCTTTTTACATTAGTAGAGTATGCGATTTACGGGCTTTGAGAGCGTTTCGTTTGTTTAGAATTTTTAGAGCATTAAAGTTAATTCGTTATAACAAAGCGCTTAACCGATTTCATATAGCGGCCAGAATTGTAAAGGAAGAAGTGATACTCTTTTTAATTGTAACTGGAATTTTTGTTTTTCTAGCTTCTGCGGGCATTTATTATTTTGAAAATGAAGCGCAACCCGAAGTGTTTTCTTCGGTGTTTCATAGTGCTTGGTGGGCTATTGTAACTTTAACAACTGTAGGGTATGGTGATGTTTATCCCATAACGGATGGTGGTAAAATATTCACCTTTTTTATACTTATTATTGGTGTTGGTATTGTAACGATTCCTGCAGGTTTGGTTGCCAGTGCTTTGTCTAAAGCGAGAGAGATTGAAGATGAAGAAAACCTTGAAAATTCAAAGCATAACTAA
- a CDS encoding gamma-glutamylcyclotransferase family protein gives MPKSEYLLVYGTLQKESQNSMSKYLAAHGQFVARGCFQGKLYQVSWFPGAVVSSNILEKVYGSIFKIDTSENVFKVLDAYEGIGRVPKASDLFKRESVHAMLDDGTTIETWVYLYNRSVNHLKRISSGDFLKFSDEGF, from the coding sequence ATGCCAAAGTCCGAATACTTATTGGTTTACGGTACCTTGCAAAAGGAATCACAAAATAGTATGTCGAAGTATTTAGCGGCGCATGGGCAGTTTGTTGCAAGGGGGTGTTTTCAAGGAAAACTCTATCAAGTCTCTTGGTTTCCAGGGGCCGTTGTTAGTTCTAATATTTTAGAAAAAGTCTATGGCTCCATTTTTAAAATAGATACTTCTGAAAATGTTTTTAAAGTTTTAGATGCCTATGAAGGCATTGGTCGTGTTCCAAAGGCATCCGATTTGTTTAAAAGAGAAAGCGTTCATGCTATGCTAGATGATGGTACTACAATTGAAACTTGGGTGTATCTTTATAATCGTTCTGTAAACCATTTAAAACGTATTTCTTCTGGCGATTTTTTAAAGTTTTCTGATGAAGGGTTTTAG
- the ytxJ gene encoding bacillithiol system redox-active protein YtxJ, with protein MSILNKIFGASDSKVKNEEKVLAWIPLTDVSQLESIKEKSKTKTQVIFKHSTRCGISKMVMKQFVSAFQLSENDLDLYYLDLLNYREVSNEVGYRFQVLHESPQLLIIKNGNVVAHESHGAINGLDLSAFI; from the coding sequence ATGAGTATATTAAACAAAATATTTGGTGCTTCTGATAGTAAGGTGAAAAATGAAGAAAAAGTTTTAGCATGGATTCCTTTAACAGATGTGTCGCAATTAGAAAGTATTAAAGAGAAGTCGAAAACCAAAACTCAGGTGATTTTTAAGCATTCTACCCGTTGCGGTATAAGTAAAATGGTGATGAAACAGTTTGTGAGTGCTTTCCAGCTTTCTGAAAATGATTTGGATTTGTATTACTTAGATTTGTTAAATTACCGAGAGGTCTCTAACGAAGTAGGATACCGGTTTCAGGTTTTGCACGAGTCTCCTCAATTATTAATTATTAAGAATGGTAACGTTGTTGCGCATGAATCGCATGGTGCTATTAATGGACTAGATCTATCGGCTTTCATTTAA
- the clpB gene encoding ATP-dependent chaperone ClpB, translating to MNLNNYTIKSQEAIQQAQQIAQGYGHQQIENEHLFKGIFEVDENVLPFLLKKLNVNVSILEQALDKQIESFSKVSGGELMLSREAGKTLNEAAIIAKKMKDDYVSIEHLILAVLKSNSKIAQMLKDQGVTEKGLTAAINELRQGENVTSQSQEDTYNSLNKYAKNLNQLAKDGKLDPVIGRDEEIRRILQILSRRTKNNPILVGEPGTGKTAIAEGLAHRIIDGDIPENLKDKQIFALDMGALIAGAKYKGEFEERLKAVIKEVTTSDGDIVLFIDEIHTLVGAGGGQGAMDAANILKPALARGELRAIGATTLDEYQKYFEKDKALERRFQKVMVDEPDTESAISILRGIKEKYETHHKVRIKDKAIIGAVELSSRYITNRFLPDKAIDLMDEAASKLRMEINSKPEELDVLDRKIMQLEIEIEAIKREKDEVKLKSLRADLANLKESRNEINAKWKSEKEVVDNIQNTKQNIENFKLEAEKAEREGDYGKVAELRYGKIKEAQEQLETYQQKLQEHAENSLIKEEVTYDDIAEVVAKWTGIPVTKMLQSEREKLLKLEQELHKRVVGQEEAIEAVSDAVRRSRAGLQNPQKPIGTFLFLGTTGVGKTELAKALAEYLFDDENAMTRIDMSEYQERHAVSRLVGAPPGYVGYDEGGQLTEAVRRKPYSVVLLDEIEKAHPDTFNILLQVLDEGHLTDNKGRIADFKNTIIIMTSNMGSQIIQERFEAVKDIQTAIEGAKVDVLALLKQTVRPEFLNRIDDTIMFTPLSKENIIEIVGLQLKSVTKMIASQGITFDATAEAINYLAEKGYNPEYGARPVKRVIQKEVLNALSKEILAGKVTTDSIILLDAFDEQLVFRNQGDLIHEEV from the coding sequence ATGAACTTGAATAATTATACTATAAAATCGCAAGAAGCCATCCAGCAAGCGCAACAAATCGCGCAAGGCTACGGGCATCAACAAATTGAAAACGAACACCTATTTAAAGGTATTTTTGAAGTCGATGAAAACGTACTTCCGTTTTTATTAAAAAAATTAAATGTAAATGTTTCCATTCTTGAACAAGCTTTAGACAAACAAATTGAAAGTTTTTCAAAAGTATCAGGCGGCGAACTCATGTTGTCTCGCGAAGCTGGAAAAACCTTAAATGAAGCAGCTATCATTGCTAAAAAAATGAAGGATGATTATGTTTCTATAGAACATTTAATCTTAGCTGTTTTAAAATCCAACAGTAAAATCGCACAAATGCTGAAAGACCAAGGGGTTACCGAAAAAGGTCTCACAGCAGCCATTAACGAATTACGTCAGGGCGAAAATGTTACTTCTCAAAGTCAGGAAGACACTTATAATTCGTTAAACAAATATGCTAAAAACTTAAATCAGTTAGCTAAAGATGGCAAATTAGATCCTGTTATTGGTCGTGATGAGGAAATTAGACGTATTCTTCAAATTTTATCGCGAAGAACTAAAAACAACCCCATTCTAGTAGGTGAACCTGGAACAGGAAAAACAGCTATTGCCGAAGGATTAGCGCATAGGATTATTGATGGCGACATCCCAGAAAACCTTAAAGACAAACAAATTTTCGCCTTAGACATGGGCGCATTAATTGCTGGAGCTAAATATAAAGGTGAATTTGAAGAACGACTAAAAGCCGTAATTAAAGAGGTAACAACTAGTGATGGTGATATCGTATTATTTATTGACGAAATACACACCCTTGTGGGTGCCGGTGGCGGACAAGGCGCTATGGATGCAGCTAACATTTTAAAGCCTGCACTAGCCCGTGGCGAACTCCGTGCTATTGGTGCTACCACCTTGGATGAGTACCAAAAATACTTTGAAAAAGACAAGGCTTTAGAGCGTCGTTTTCAAAAAGTAATGGTGGACGAGCCAGACACTGAAAGCGCTATTTCTATATTAAGAGGTATTAAAGAAAAATATGAAACACACCATAAGGTTCGTATAAAAGACAAAGCTATTATTGGTGCTGTGGAGTTGTCTTCAAGATACATCACCAACCGTTTTCTTCCAGATAAAGCCATTGATTTAATGGATGAAGCGGCATCGAAACTACGCATGGAAATCAACTCTAAACCTGAAGAATTAGATGTTTTAGATCGAAAAATCATGCAGTTAGAAATTGAAATTGAAGCCATTAAGCGAGAAAAGGACGAAGTTAAACTCAAATCACTTCGTGCCGATTTAGCAAATCTTAAGGAGTCTAGAAATGAAATTAATGCCAAATGGAAAAGTGAAAAGGAAGTTGTAGATAACATCCAAAACACAAAACAAAATATTGAAAATTTTAAGCTTGAAGCTGAAAAAGCCGAGCGTGAAGGCGATTACGGTAAAGTAGCCGAATTGCGTTACGGTAAAATTAAAGAAGCCCAAGAGCAGCTTGAAACGTATCAGCAAAAATTACAAGAGCACGCAGAAAACTCATTAATAAAAGAGGAAGTAACTTATGATGACATTGCTGAAGTGGTTGCTAAATGGACTGGTATTCCTGTTACTAAAATGCTACAAAGCGAACGTGAAAAGCTACTTAAACTTGAACAAGAGTTACACAAACGTGTGGTCGGTCAAGAAGAAGCCATTGAAGCCGTTAGTGATGCCGTAAGAAGAAGTCGTGCTGGTTTACAAAATCCGCAAAAACCTATTGGTACCTTCCTATTTTTAGGAACCACAGGGGTTGGTAAAACCGAATTGGCCAAAGCGTTGGCGGAATATTTATTTGATGATGAAAACGCGATGACCAGAATTGATATGAGTGAATACCAAGAGCGTCATGCTGTAAGCCGCTTAGTTGGTGCACCTCCAGGATATGTTGGTTATGATGAAGGCGGACAATTAACCGAAGCCGTTAGACGTAAACCTTATTCTGTGGTACTTTTGGATGAAATTGAAAAAGCGCACCCAGATACCTTCAATATTCTTTTACAAGTATTAGATGAAGGTCATTTAACAGATAATAAGGGACGCATTGCAGATTTTAAAAACACCATTATTATAATGACTTCAAATATGGGAAGTCAGATTATTCAAGAACGATTTGAAGCCGTCAAGGACATTCAAACCGCCATTGAAGGTGCCAAGGTTGACGTGCTGGCTTTATTAAAACAAACTGTAAGACCCGAGTTTTTAAACCGTATTGACGACACCATTATGTTCACGCCTTTGAGTAAAGAAAATATTATAGAAATCGTAGGATTACAACTTAAAAGTGTTACCAAAATGATTGCATCACAAGGCATAACATTTGATGCAACAGCTGAAGCCATTAACTATTTAGCTGAAAAAGGATACAACCCAGAATACGGTGCTAGGCCCGTGAAACGCGTCATTCAAAAAGAAGTTTTAAATGCGTTAAGTAAAGAAATTCTAGCAGGAAAAGTAACTACAGATAGTATTATTCTACTAGATGCCTTTGATGAGCAATTGGTTTTTAGAAATCAAGGCGATTTAATACATGAAGAAGTTTAA
- the deoC gene encoding deoxyribose-phosphate aldolase encodes MNISPYLDYTLLESTSTEREIIDLCNKARENNCFSICVNGSYVSLAKQFLQDTEIKVTTVVGFPMGCATTKSKIYEAKQAILDGAEEIGMVVNLGYVKSKNYVSVLKDISDVKMAIGNIPLKVIIEISELNKNEIVKISEICIDAKADFIETSTGFSKSGATLTAIKIIKKTIKDAAQIKASGDILDYESAVKYLEVGADRLGITPAFKGLNKNSRQQRNSKIYKQYLESAAKKSESINSDTTKEANAYSKF; translated from the coding sequence ATGAACATTTCACCTTACCTGGATTACACCCTCCTAGAATCGACAAGTACAGAACGTGAAATTATCGACTTATGCAATAAAGCAAGAGAAAATAATTGTTTTAGCATTTGTGTAAACGGTTCGTACGTATCATTGGCGAAACAATTTCTACAGGATACAGAAATTAAAGTAACTACTGTTGTTGGTTTTCCGATGGGTTGTGCTACGACTAAATCTAAAATCTACGAGGCAAAACAAGCCATTTTAGATGGTGCTGAAGAAATAGGCATGGTTGTAAACTTAGGTTATGTGAAGAGTAAAAATTATGTTTCGGTATTAAAAGATATTAGCGACGTAAAAATGGCTATTGGTAATATTCCACTTAAAGTCATAATAGAGATTTCAGAATTAAACAAAAATGAAATTGTTAAGATTAGTGAAATCTGCATCGATGCTAAGGCCGATTTTATAGAAACATCTACTGGGTTTTCAAAAAGCGGTGCTACACTAACAGCAATAAAAATCATTAAAAAAACCATTAAAGACGCAGCTCAAATTAAAGCTTCTGGTGATATACTTGATTATGAGTCGGCTGTAAAATACCTTGAAGTTGGTGCCGATCGCCTAGGGATTACTCCCGCTTTTAAGGGCTTAAACAAAAACAGTCGCCAACAAAGGAATAGCAAAATCTACAAACAATACTTAGAGTCTGCCGCTAAAAAATCGGAATCCATTAATTCTGACACCACCAAGGAAGCAAACGCTTACAGCAAATTTTAA